The Chitinophagaceae bacterium nucleotide sequence TTTATATTTGCACTAATTTATTACTCAAAAACCGATAATGTTTCATATTTTATTTGCAGTAAAGGAAACAAATAAGCAACTCAGTTGGCTGAACAGGCTTTTATTTCTAATTGGCAAACCGGTAAAAATTCATGAAAGTCCGCTACATAATACTCCCTGGCTGACAAATAGCATGATTGCCCTAATCAGTGTTATTTCAATCATTGCCTGGATGCCTGATAATATGGCGTTTATGTTTGGGAATTTTGCTTTTTACCCGCAAAAAGATGGTTTTGAATGGTTCACCGGTCTGTTTAGCTGTGCTTTTTTACATGGCAGCTGGATGCATCTGATTGGAAATATGTATTTTTTCTGGTTGTTTGGCCGGCATGTTGAATGCAGGTTTGGAAGGCGAAGAATGTTGGGTTTATTTTTTATATCTACCGCTCTCGGTTCATGGCTGCACGGTATGTTTTCAGATATGCCGCTGGTTGGAGCCAGTGGCGGTATTTTTGGACTGCTTACTTTTTATGCAATGCTCTTCCCAAAATCCCGGATTTTATGGATTCCTTTTATCGGTGCTGTACTTCGTTTTTTTGCTTTGCAATGGGCCGTTTTGCGCAAAGGAATGCCGGTAAGGGTGTATGTAGGTATTTTTTTACTGTTTCAGTTATTCCTGCTTTACAGCCAACTCTTTTTGGATGGCAATATTTCTGCACTCGGTCATTTAGGTGGTGGTTTTGCAGGGGTGATTATTTATTTTGCTTGGAAGAAAGGC carries:
- a CDS encoding rhomboid family intramembrane serine protease; this translates as MFHILFAVKETNKQLSWLNRLLFLIGKPVKIHESPLHNTPWLTNSMIALISVISIIAWMPDNMAFMFGNFAFYPQKDGFEWFTGLFSCAFLHGSWMHLIGNMYFFWLFGRHVECRFGRRRMLGLFFISTALGSWLHGMFSDMPLVGASGGIFGLLTFYAMLFPKSRILWIPFIGAVLRFFALQWAVLRKGMPVRVYVGIFLLFQLFLLYSQLFLDGNISALGHLGGGFAGVIIYFAWKKGVIP